A stretch of DNA from Cryptosporangium aurantiacum:
ACGTTTTGTGCCCCTGGAGGGGCACAAAGTGTTCAGCGCTCACGCGGCGCCGGCGACGCGGCAGCCCGGGCCACAGGGTTTCGGGCTGCCGCGCCAGCCACGGGTCCGGAGTACGGCGGCCACCTCGGCCGCTACGGCACAGGGGCGGTGCCGGACATCCGCCCAGCCGTACCGCAGCGTCACCTCGCCGCGCACCAGCGCAGCGTTGTCCCGCGTCATGTCGCGGAATCGGGCATCAGCGCCGCGATGCACGTCCCGGCCGTCCAGCTCGGCGATGGTCCGGTACTCGCGGTAGTAGACGTCCTGGTGGGTATCCCCGACCGGGCGTTGGCTTTCACCGATCGGCAGCTCGTGCGCCCGCTCCACGTCCACGAGGTAGTGGCGCTCCAGTGGCGAGTGGGCCCCACCGCTGACGTCGTCCGCGGCCGCGAGCAGCTCGGCGCGCCACCTCAGGTTGCCGATGTCCGCCGCGATCTCCCGAGCGCGCTGCACGGCCCCGGGATGATGCTGTTCGGCCCGGCCCAGGATCGCGGTGACGTCGGTCGGTCGGCGAGCGCGGCTGCACAGCACCACGATCGTGGTGGCCACCGACGTCCGCGGTGGATCCGCGACAGCCTCGAGCGGCAGCGACGAGCGGTGCACCACCAGGCCACGCCGTGGCCGCGGAGAACGATCGGCCGGCACCGTGACGTGCACCGGCGGCGCCAGCGGCCCCGGAAGCAGCCGCCACAACACGCCCGCCGTGGTGTGGCTCAGCACCGCGCCCGAACCCGCGTACAGCAGCGCCGCCCAACAGATCGTCATCGGCGGCATCGGCCCGGTGAAAGTCACCAGAACGCCCGGCAACGGCCGCTGCCACCGACCCGCGGCGACGTGCGACACCATTGTCTTGACCGTGACGCCGTGCGCGAGCAACTGGCTCCGCGTCACCGCGCCGTGCTGCCGGACACGGAGCGCGTCCCAGTCCGAATCCATGGCGAGCAGCATCGCCGCCCGTCGCTCGGCCCGGTAAGGGCCAAGCATCGGCTGTGGACGAACGCTCAGGCGCCCTTGCCGAATCTACGGACCTGGAGCCCGTCCAGAGCGTGGCTGGCGTCCGGGCCGACGGACGCCTCGACCTTTACGCGGTCTCAAGTCCGTCGGCCCGGCCGTCAGGCGCGTTCTGGGCGGGCCGTGCAGCGTGGTAGGTCTTGCGGGTGCGTTCGGTGTGTTTGCGCATCAAGTCGCCGGCCTTCTTCGCGTTGCCGCCGGCGATCACCTCGATCAGCTCGCGGTGCTCGTCCCAGGCCTCCCGGCCCCGCGACCGCGCGATCGGCCGGTAGTACCAGCGCACCCGGCTGTCGACCAGCGCGATCAGCTCGGTGAGCACCTTGTTGCCGGACATCGTCATGATCTGCGCGTGGAGCGCCGCGTTCGCCGCGACCATGCCCGCGTCGTCGTCCGCGGCGACCGCCGCCTCACCGGCCGCCTGCAGCTCGCGCAGCTGCTCCACCTGGGCGGGCGTGGCGTTCGCAGCGGCGAGACGCGCCGACTCCGCCTCCAGCAGCGTGCGGGTGGCGAGCAGCTGGTCGGCTTCCTCGGCGGTGGGCGTGTGGACGAAGGCGCCCAGACCGGGCCGCAGATCGACCCAGCCCTCGGAGTGCAGCCGCTGCAGCGCCTCGCGCACCGGCTGGCGGGACACGCCGAGCTGGGCCGCGAGCTCCTGCTCGACGAGATGCTCACCGGGCTGCAGCTCACCGGTGATGATCATGTCCGCGATCTCGTCGGTGACTACCTGCCGCAGCGGGGCCGGACGCTCCAGCGGCTTGCGCCGGGAGCGCGAACCCCGCGCCGGGCCCGTCTCGCTCATCGATCCTCCGGCGGTGCTCGGTCAGCCGCGAATGCTGGTTTACAGCATACAGTCGGTCGGATACCAAGTGCGCAGGCCACTGGCCCGCACGCCACCGTGCGGGCCAGTGGGATCAATCACCGGAGACGGGCGGCCGCCGCAGCGGCCAGCGGGTCGAGGCCGTCGTCACCGACGTCGGCCAGCGTGAGCAGCCGCGCGCGCATCCGCGGGTCCCAGAAGCGACGCACGTGATCCGCGACCGCGTCCGCAGCCGCGGCGGACGGCAGATGCGCGAACTGCCGCGCGATGTCGTTCACCAACCGCCGCTCCGGCGGCGCCCCGCCGGGCGCGGCCGACCTGCCGGGCGCGGCCGACCTGCCGGGCGCGGCCGACCTGCCGAACTCGGCCGCGCTGGCGGGCTCGGCCGCGCTGGCGGGCTCGGCTGCGGGGGCGACCGATTTCTCGCCGACCATCTCAGTTCACCCCGGACGGGAGCTTCGCCGGCACCAGCGCGACCTGGACGGCGGTCACCTTGTACTCCGGGCAGTTCGTGGCCCAGTCCGAGTGCTCGGTCGTGACCACGTTCGCGCCGGTCACCGGGTGGTGGAACGTCGTGTAGACCACCCCGACCGGCATCCGGTCGGAGATCGTCGCGCGCAGCGTCGTCTCCCCCACCCGGCTCGCCAGCCGCACCAGGTCTCCCTCGGACACCCCGCGCTCGGACGCGTCGTGCGGATGGATCTCCAGCAGGTCCTCCGGGTGCCACGCCACGTTCCCGGTACGCCGGGTCTGCGCGCCCACGTTGTACTGGCTGAGGATCCGTCCGGTCGTGAGCACCAGCGGGAACCGGCGGGTCGTCTGCTCCTCGGTGGCCACGTACGCGGTCCGGACGAACTTCCCGCGACCGCGCACGAACGAGTCCACGTGCATGACCGGCGTACCCGCGGGCGCCGCCGCGTTGC
This window harbors:
- a CDS encoding GntR family transcriptional regulator yields the protein MSETGPARGSRSRRKPLERPAPLRQVVTDEIADMIITGELQPGEHLVEQELAAQLGVSRQPVREALQRLHSEGWVDLRPGLGAFVHTPTAEEADQLLATRTLLEAESARLAAANATPAQVEQLRELQAAGEAAVAADDDAGMVAANAALHAQIMTMSGNKVLTELIALVDSRVRWYYRPIARSRGREAWDEHRELIEVIAGGNAKKAGDLMRKHTERTRKTYHAARPAQNAPDGRADGLETA
- a CDS encoding formate dehydrogenase subunit delta, yielding MVGEKSVAPAAEPASAAEPASAAEFGRSAAPGRSAAPGRSAAPGGAPPERRLVNDIARQFAHLPSAAAADAVADHVRRFWDPRMRARLLTLADVGDDGLDPLAAAAAARLR